The following proteins come from a genomic window of Hymenobacter canadensis:
- the iscX gene encoding Fe-S cluster assembly protein IscX — MAHFEPPIHWNDHEDVAIALYEKFGDDFSEAKIYRIRFTELIEWVLELPNFDGTREQANEGHLEQIQAKWVYEWRDNQK, encoded by the coding sequence ATGGCCCATTTCGAGCCCCCCATCCATTGGAACGATCACGAAGATGTGGCCATTGCCCTGTACGAAAAGTTCGGCGACGACTTCTCCGAAGCCAAAATCTACCGCATCCGCTTCACCGAGCTGATTGAGTGGGTGCTGGAACTGCCCAACTTCGACGGCACCCGCGAGCAGGCCAACGAAGGCCATCTGGAGCAGATCCAGGCCAAGTGGGTGTATGAGTGGCGCGACAACCAGAAATAG
- a CDS encoding 2Fe-2S iron-sulfur cluster-binding protein, whose protein sequence is MKAVNITFQFQDGQPEQTHVAAEGESVLDVALNNGIQLQHNCGGVCGCSTCHVYVQRGEADLPEISDKEEDFIDRAVNPRINSRLGCQCVVQASSQDLVILIPAQEFLGH, encoded by the coding sequence GTGAAAGCTGTTAACATCACCTTCCAATTTCAAGACGGCCAGCCCGAGCAGACCCACGTGGCCGCCGAGGGCGAATCGGTGCTGGACGTGGCCCTCAACAACGGCATCCAGCTGCAGCACAACTGCGGCGGCGTCTGCGGCTGCAGCACCTGCCACGTATATGTGCAGCGCGGCGAAGCCGACCTGCCCGAAATCAGCGACAAGGAGGAAGACTTCATTGACCGCGCCGTGAATCCGCGCATCAACTCGCGCCTGGGCTGCCAGTGCGTCGTGCAGGCTTCCAGCCAGGATCTGGTTATTCTCATTCCGGCTCAGGAGTTCCTGGGCCACTAG